One Pseudoliparis swirei isolate HS2019 ecotype Mariana Trench unplaced genomic scaffold, NWPU_hadal_v1 hadal_25, whole genome shotgun sequence genomic region harbors:
- the zeb1a gene encoding zinc finger E-box-binding homeobox 1, whose product MADGPRCKRRKQANPKRSSVTDFNSGLEASSDSDDEDKLHIVEEENLQEAEAANAAGTRAPAGHGAAAKTTAAKNAAKNATVTVLPLNGSLNGVKEEYVSEEEEEEAEEKDALVDEILQQGDTAVIYPEAPEDEHSPAEMGGADENGTPDSFSQLHTCPYCSRGYKRNASLKEHIKYRHETSEDNYSCTHCSYTFTYRSQLERHMSHHRGTREQRHVSQSTGGGGSGGISGNRKFKCTECCKAFKYKHHLKEHLRIHSGEKPYECSNCKKRFSHSGSYSSHISSKKCVGAAAPPNGAPRASIKSPPPAAQTAPAAIAPARVILKEKADSKPLQEQLPVTQIKSEPVEYECKPAMAAPAHVPQSVVASVGGLPQGVAMVVPTVGLMSPISINLSDLQNVLKVAMDGNVLRQVLGTANGVVAQGKQGFVVQQPQQQIISLPAFVDHDGTTKIIINYSIGPAAGATMHTAAFIARTNPAPLPMVTAAPTPTKTDKPSTPGVTDLSVVKTEPETVAVTAAGVARPRSTPKVSGTGACTLCDDCPDNLEALHLLQHLKAANGEAVDSAALDPSFAALLSEAGVTLEEPPVDDLLSLLRAYFASNADPGERELTEISESVRVHVDVVRKWFAKMNSGRNAGGGRRGKATAVAKNAVSGDASRETSDKASSESGGSPSDSSPLSLNAGDLVIIKSEPEDPMDSQAEPLDLSFPKHAAAALEKAAPPPAKQQEQPLNLTCLRKEQLDGRTIYVAAAAPRGGAPVSIVSAAQLPTLVAIAGQGCLNGAAKRTILIPQLTYTYAAVAGSATGAKTVVLNGHKQEKRPDVSPADEQSDSDSPALMKKRRLDNGVYPCDLCSKVFQKGSSLLRHKYEHTGKRPHECPVCKKAFKHKHHLIEHSRLHSGEKPYQCDKCGKRFSHSGSYSQHMNHRYSYCKKDGPGSGSGSGAEPELGVRSELGSPGAGLRSDSRTTSPPSQLDSDERESGEEDEEEEEEAMCMDDIRVVQVDDDECEIYEGNFEEEEEEGEGEEMLEEDATGEEEVEGEKEDEKVACDVMEVEKRDGEVGDGEVGDATEEKKEASDMEKEEEEEMPDCEANTDKSAREESGGGEPSEEETNAK is encoded by the exons tgACAGACTTTAACAGCGGCCTGGAGGCCAGCTCGGACTCGGACGACGAGGACAAGCTGCACatcgtggaggaggagaacctccAGGAGGCCGAGGCCGCCAACGCCGCCGGGACCAGAGCGCCGGCCGGCCATGGCGCCGCCGCCAAAACAACCGCCGCCAAAAACGCCGCCAAAAACGCCACCGTCACAGTATTACCCCTCAACGGCTCCTTGAACGGAG tgaaGGAGGAGTACGTgtcagaagaagaggaagaggaggccgagGAGAAGGATGCCCTGGTGGACGAgatcctccagcagggggacacGGCCGTCATCTATCCCGAAGCCCCGGAGGACGAGCACAGTCCGGCGGAGATGGGCGGCGCCGACGAAAACG gcacGCCGGACTCCTTCTCCCAGCTGCACACCTGCCCCTACTGCTCCCGGGGCTACAAGCGCAACGCCTCGCTGAAGGAGCACATCAAGTATCGCCACGAGACCAGCGAGGACAACTACAGCTGCACGCACTGCAGCTACACCTTCACCTACCGCTCGCAGCTGGAGAGGCACATGAGCCACCACCGGGGCACCCGGGAGCAG CGCCACGTCTCCCAGTccaccggcggcggcggctcaggAGGAATCAGTGGAAACCGCAAGTTCAAGTGCACCGAATGCTGCAAGGCCTTCAAGTACAAGCACCACCTGAAGGAGCACCTGCGCATCCACAGCG GCGAGAAACCGTACGAGTGCTCAAACTGCAAGAAGCGCTTCTCCCACTCCGGCTCCTACAGCTCCCACATCAGCAGCAAGAAGTGCGTGGGGGCGGCGGCGCCTCCCAACGGCGCTCCCCGAGCGTCGATCAAAtccccgccgcccgccgcccaGACCGCGCCGGCCGCCATCGCTCCGGCCCGCGTGATCCTCAAGGAGAAGGCCGACAGCAAGCCCCTCCAGGAGCAGCTCCCCGTCACCCAGATCAAATCTGAGCCCGTGGAATACGAGTGCAAGCCCGCGATGGCGGCGCCGGCGCACGTACCGCAGTCCGTGGTTGCGTCGGTGGGGGGCCTCCCCCAGGGCGTGGCCATGGTCGTGCCGACGGTGGGCCTCATGTCGCCCATCAGCATCAACCTGAGCGACTTGCAGAACGTGCTCAAGGTGGCGATGGACGGCAACGTGCTGCGGCAGGTGCTCGGCACGGCCAACGGCGTGGTGGCGCAGGGCAAGCAGGGCTTCGTGGtgcagcagccgcagcagcagaTCATCAGCCTGCCGGCGTTCGTGGACCACGACGGCACCACGAAGATCATCATCAACTACAGCATCGGCCCGGCGGCCGGCGCCACGATGCACACCGCCGCGTTCATCGCCAGAACCAATCCCGCCCCGCTCCCCATGGTCACCGCGGCGCCCACGCCCACCAAGACCGACAAACCCTCAACCCCGGGGGTGACCGACCTCTCCGTCGTGAAGACGGAGCCGGAAACGGTGGCCGTCACGGCGGCGGGGGTCGCGCGGCCGCGATCGACCCCGAAGGTCTCCGGCACCGGCGCGTGCACGCTGTGCGACGACTGCCCCGACAACCTGGAGGCGCTGCACCtgctgcagcacctcaaggcggCCAACGGCGAGGCGGTGGACTCCGCCGCCCTGGACCCGTCGTTCGCCGCTCTGCTCAGCGAGGCCGGCGTGACGCTGGAGGAGCCGCCGGTGGACGAcctcctctcgctcctcagGGCCTACTTCGCCTCCAACGCCGACCCCGGCGAGCGGGAGCTGACCGAGATCTCGGAGTCCGTCCGCGTCCACGTGGACGTGGTCCGGAAGTGGTTCGCGAAGATGAACTCGGGGAGGAACGCGGGCGGCGGCCGCCGCGGAAAAGCCACGGCGGTGGCAAAGAACGCCGTCTCGGGGGACGCCTCCCGGGAGACGTCCGACAAAGCCTCGTCAGAATCCGGCGGTTCCCCGTCGGACTCCTCGCCGCTGAGCCTCAACGCCGGCGACCTCGTCATCATTAAGAGCGAGCCGGAAGACCCGATGGACTCCCAGGCCGAGCCGCTCGACCTCTCGTTCCCGAAgcacgcggcggcggcgttggaGAAGGCCGCGCCTCCTCCCGccaagcagcaggagcagcccCTGAACCTGACCTGCCTGAGGAAGGAGCAGCTGGACGGTCGCACCATCTacgtcgccgccgccgcgcctcGGGGCGGAGCGCCCGTGAGCATCGTCTCCGCCGCGCAGCTGCCCACGCTGGTGGCCATCGCCGGGCAGGGCTGCCTCAACGGCGCCGCCAAGCGCACCATCCTCATCCCCCAGCTCACGTACACCTACGCCGCCGTGGCCGGCAGCGCCACGGGGGCGAAGACGGTCGTACTGAACGGCCACAAG CAGGAGAAGAGGCCGGACGTGTCGCCGGCGGACGAGCAGAGCGACTCGGATTCGCCGGCGCTGATGAAGAAGCGGCGGCTGGACAACGGCGTGTACCCGTGTGACCTCTGCTCCAAAGTCTTCCAGAAGGGCAGCTCGCTGCTCAGGCACAAATATGAACACACAG GGAAACGCCCCCACGAGTGCCCCGTCTGCAAGAAGGCCTTCAAGCACAAGCACCACCTGATCGAGCACTCGCGGCTGCACTCCGGGGAGAAACCCTACCAGTGCGACAAGTGCGGGAAGCGCTTCTCCCACTCCGGCTCCTACTCCCAGCACATGAACCACCGCTACTCGTACTGCAAGAAGGACGGGCCGGGCTCCGGGTCCGGCTCGGGGGCGGAGCCGGAGCTCGGCGTTCGGTCGGAGCTTGGCAGCCCCGGCGCCGGACTGCGCTCGGACAGCCGGACCACGAGCCCGCCCTCCCAACTGGACTCGGACGAGAGGGAGAgcggcgaggaggacgaggaggaggaagaggaggccatgTGCATGGACGACATCCGGGTGGTGCAGGTGGACGACGATGAGTGTGAGATCTACGAGGGTAactttgaggaggaggaagaggaaggggaaggggaggagaT GTTAGAGGAAGACGCgactggagaggaagaggtggagggggaAAAGGAGGACGAGAAGGTCGCCtgtgatgtgatggaggtcGAG aagagagacggagaggtgggAGACGGAGAGGTGGGTGACGCGacggaagaaaagaaggaggcGAGCGAcatggagaaagaggaggaggaggagatgccaGACTGTGAAGCTAATACGGACAAAAGCGCCCGGGAGGAGTCGGGCGGCGGCGAACCCTCAGAGGAGGAAACAAACGCCAAATAA